CTGTTTCTTATTTTGAATGGGTGCAAAATAATCAGGGTTATTACTGGTCAGAAGTAGAGGTATTACAAAAGTTAAATAAAGTATTAATTGAATCTTTTAATCAAGTCTATGAACTTGCTGAGTCCAGAAATGTTAACATGAGGTTAGCGGCCTATATGGTTGGAGTTCGAATGATGGCTGAAGCATCAAGATATAGAGGATGGGTTTAAGAAAAGGCTTTTTATACTTGTTATAAATGAGGAGTGGAAGGTTAGTATGAATCATATTTATTCTATTGAAAGTCTTGATGATGGAGTTGTCTCACAAGTTTGTATTAATGAAAATGAGTATGTTTATGAATGGGAAACACTTTTTCAGATAAAAACAGATAAAGGAAATGTAGTTAATATAACAATTGGTGCTAGTGGGCTAGTAAAGGATATTTCTGTGAAGGCTGGAGATCCTGTATACAGGTGTTCATTCTTAGCTAGATTGCATGATGATAATAAAATAACTGGGTCTGATTAATTGAAAAGTTTTTAGACTCAAAAAATCAATAAAGAAGCCCCGTTCCAGTTCTGGAATAGGGCTTCTTTTCTTTAGTTAATCTATCTTATCAAAAATAAAGATTAAAATACGATGTGTGCCATTAGCACAATAATTGGTAGAGAAATAATTGTACGTTGAAGGAAGATCATCACTAAATCAAGAAAAGAAACCGGGAGTTTAGATCCTAATAGCAACCCTCCGACCTCTGACATATATATTAATTGTGTGATCGATAAACAGCCAATGACAAAACGTGTCATTTCACTTTCAATTCCACTTCCAATGATAGCAGGCAAAAACATATCTGCAAATCCAATCACCATCGTTTGTGATGCTTCTGCAGCCTCAGGAATTTGCATCATCTCCAATAATGGAATAAATGGAGTACCAAGAATACTGAATAATGGAGTGTATTCAGCAATGATTAGTGCAAGTGTACCGATTGCCATAACAATTGGTAAAACACCTAACCACATATCAACTACATTCTCAACTCCACCTTTTATGACATTCGAATACTTAACTTTTTTTGCTTCTTGAACAGCACGGTTGACCCCCCATTTGAAGCTTGACACACCAGGAGGAATTAGCTCATCCTCTTTTTCGACTTCACCAATATAAGTATTAGATTTGCGTGATAAGGGAGGGATTCTTGGACTGATAAGTGCACATGCGATACCTGCAAGTACAATAGTTAGATAAAAACTGCCAAAGTATGCTTCCAACTCTAAATACGACATAATGACGATTGTAAAGGTAATGGATACAACGGAAAAGGTTGTACCGATGACCGCTGCTTCGCGTTTTGTATAATAGCCATCTTCATATTGTTTATTAGTTAAAAGTACTCCTATCGTACCATCACCGAGCCAAGAGGCTAAGCAATCAATAGATGATCGTCCAGGAAGTGTGAATAGTGGTCTCATTACTTTTGTGAAAAGTGCTCCACATAACTCTAATAATCCAAAATCGAGAAGCAGCGGTAGAAGTATACCTGCAAAGAGAAAGACTGAAAACAAAACAGGAATTAAATCGTATAAAAGCAATCCACCTGTATTTTCACTCCACACAGCGGAAGGACCTATACGAAATAAAGCAGATACTGAGAAAATCATCCCTAATACTCTCGTTATTTGCCAAATCCAGGAAACATTAAAAAGTTTATTTAAAAATGATTGGTTGATTATTTTTTTTGGTTGAAAAACCTTCGTATACAAAGAGACTACAGCAGTTAAAAATATAATAAATGTTGCGATAAAGGGTAATGTTTCTCCGAGAAGAGTTTGAATAAAATTTGCTAGTAGAGCAACTGTAACAGATATTTCTCCGTTAATTGATATAGGAATGACAAAAAGTAAAATTCCTAGTAATGATGGAATAATGAACTGTAAATAATCGATTGT
This genomic stretch from Metabacillus sp. B2-18 harbors:
- a CDS encoding biotin/lipoyl-containing protein; translation: MNHIYSIESLDDGVVSQVCINENEYVYEWETLFQIKTDKGNVVNITIGASGLVKDISVKAGDPVYRCSFLARLHDDNKITGSD
- a CDS encoding YjiH family protein, which gives rise to MLKKEVEQRNTYKTIDYLQFIIPSLLGILLFVIPISINGEISVTVALLANFIQTLLGETLPFIATFIIFLTAVVSLYTKVFQPKKIINQSFLNKLFNVSWIWQITRVLGMIFSVSALFRIGPSAVWSENTGGLLLYDLIPVLFSVFLFAGILLPLLLDFGLLELCGALFTKVMRPLFTLPGRSSIDCLASWLGDGTIGVLLTNKQYEDGYYTKREAAVIGTTFSVVSITFTIVIMSYLELEAYFGSFYLTIVLAGIACALISPRIPPLSRKSNTYIGEVEKEDELIPPGVSSFKWGVNRAVQEAKKVKYSNVIKGGVENVVDMWLGVLPIVMAIGTLALIIAEYTPLFSILGTPFIPLLEMMQIPEAAEASQTMVIGFADMFLPAIIGSGIESEMTRFVIGCLSITQLIYMSEVGGLLLGSKLPVSFLDLVMIFLQRTIISLPIIVLMAHIVF